From a single Hippoglossus stenolepis isolate QCI-W04-F060 chromosome 2, HSTE1.2, whole genome shotgun sequence genomic region:
- the LOC118116371 gene encoding echinoderm microtubule-associated protein-like 6 isoform X3 — protein sequence MSDKTAPRCQLRLEWIYGYRGHQCRNNLFYTAGKEVVYFVAGVGVVYNTREHTQKFYLGHNDDIISLSIHPDKVQVATGQVGKDPYICIWDTYAMQTVSILRDVHTHGVACLAFNSDGQRLASVGLDAKNTVCVWDWRRGRVVATATGHSDRIFDVTWDPFQSSRLVSCGVKHIKFWILCGNALTPKRGIFGKTGDLQTILCVCAAKDELTYSGALNGDVYVWRGVTLIRTVQAAHGAGIFSMHACEEGFATGGRDGCIRLWDVDFKPITKIDLREAEQGYKGLSIRSVCWKADRILAGTQDSEIFEVMVRDRDKPVLLMQGHSEGELWALDLHPKQPVAVTGSDDRSVRLWSLPDHTLLARCNMEESVRSVSFNNDGSQLALGMKDGSFTVLRVRDMTEVVHIKDRKEVIHELKFSPDGSFLAVGSNDGLVDIYAVGQRYKKVGECCRSTSFITHLDWSVDSRFLQTNDGAGERLFYRMPAGKLVPKEEAKGIHWMTWTGVVGAEVNGIWPKYSTISNVNSVDANYSSAVLVTGDDLGLVKLFRFPCLKKGAKFKKYIGHSAHVTNVRWSNDLQWVVSTGGADHAVFQWRFLPEGVMNGVLEPLLQEGYADSNSGESDSDLSDVPELDSDIEQEAQTSYERQVYKEDLPQLRKKLIGSLKRQKSPEEGLRLQFVHGYRGFDCRNNLFYSQTGEVVYHVAAVAIVYNRLQHSQRFYLGHDDDILGLTVHPLKDYVASAQVGRDPAVHVWDVQTLKCLSLLKGHHSRGVCALEFTADGKSLVSVGIDDCHSIVIWDWKKGERLAKARGHKEKIFVVKSNPFRMDKLVTVGMKHIKFWQHSGGGLTFKRGIFGNLGKQETMMSACYGRSEDLVFSGATNGDVYIWRDTTLIKTIKAHDGPVFAMCSLDKGFVTGGKDGIVELWDDMFERCLKTYAIKRAALSPSSKGLLLEDNPSIRAITLGHGHILLGTKNGEILEIDKSGPMTLLVQGHMEGEVWGLAAHPLLPVCATVSDDKTLRIWELSANHRMVAVRKLKKGGRCCAFSPDGKALAVGLNDGSFLVVNADTLEDMVTFHHRRELISDIRFSQDAGKYLAVASHDSFVDIYNVLTSKRVGICKGSGSYITHIDWDSRGKLLQVNTGAKEQLFFEAPRGRKQNISVAEFEKLDWASWTSVLGPTCEGIWPTLSFVNAASLTKDRKLLATGDDFGFLKLFSFPSRGQFAKFKKYVGHSTNVTNVRWSNDDSVLLSVGGADTALMIWSREPPGHKESKAVDSEESDDDTEEDGGYDSDVAREKVVDYVTKIYSPNIRNMSGTKPHLQHKELPVEERPPVSRAAPLPDKLLKNNVTKKKKVVEELVLEHVFGYRGFDCRNNLHYLNDGADIIFHTAAAVVIQNLSAGSQSFYLEHTDDILCLTVNQHPKYQNIIATGQIGDITDLPGLSPSIHVWDAMTKQTLSILRCSHAKGVGYVNFSATGKLLLSVGVEPEHTITVWRWQEGTRVTSKGGHAERIFVVEFRPDSDTQFVSVGIKHIKFWTLVGGSLVYKKGVIGSVEDGRMQTMLSVAFGANNLTFTGAINGDVFVWREHFLVRVVAKAHSGPVFTMYTTLRDGLIVTGGKERPTKEGGAVKLWDQEMKRCRAFQLETGQPVENVRSVCRGKGKILVGTKDGEIIEVGEKNAASNTMINGHTQGGIWGLATHPFKDVFISASDDGTIRIWDLADKKLLNKVSLGHPAKCTSYSPNGEMVSIGMENGEFIVLLVNSLTVWGKKRDRSVAIEDIRFSPDNRFLAVGSVESAVDFYDLSLGPSLNRIGYCKDVPGFVIQIDFSADSKHIQVSTSTYTRQVHEVPSGKMVTEQSIIERITWATWTSVLGDEVLGVWPRNAEKADVNCACVSHAGVNLVTGDDFGLIKLFDFPCSEKFGKHKRYFGHSAHVTNIRFSCDDKYVISAGGSDCSLFVWKCQ from the exons ATGTCGGATAAGACTGCTCCTCGGTGTCAGCTGAGGCTGGAGTGGATCTACGGATACAGAGGTCATCAGTGCCGGAACAACCTGTTCTACACCGCAGGAAAAGAAGTGGTGTACTTCGTGGCCGGGGTTGGTGTTGTCTACAACACCCGAGAACACACCCAGAAGTTCTACCTGGGACACaacgatgacatcatcag tcTATCGATCCATCCAGATAAGGTCCAGGTGGCGACGGGTCAGGTGGGTAAGGACCCGTACATCTGTATCTGGGACACGTACGCCATGCAGACCGTCTCCATCCTGAGGGACGTCCACACACACGGAGTCGCCTGTCTCGCCTTCAACTCTGACGGACAG CGGCTGGCGTCGGTCGGTCTGGACGCCAagaacacagtgtgtgtttgggattggaggagaggaagagttgTCGCCACGGCGACCGGACACTCGGACAGA ATCTTTGACGTGACGTGGGATCCGTTCCAGTCCAGTCGACTCGTCAGCTGTGGAGTCAAACACATCAAG ttcTGGATTCTCTGTGGAAATGCTCTGACTCCAAAACGAGGGATCTTTGGGAAGACGGGCGACCTGCAGACcatcctgtgtgtctgtgcagctaAAGACGAGCTGACGTACTCTGGAGCTCTGAACGGAGATGTTTACGTGTGGAGAGGAGTCACTCTGATCAGAACTGTACAGGCTGCACACGGG GCAGGGATCTTCAGCATGCACGCCTGTGAGGAAGGATTTGCCACCGGAGGACGGGACGGCTGCATCAGACTGTGGGACGTCGACTTCAAACCCATCACCAAGATCGACCTGAGAGAGGCGGAGCAGGGATACAAAG GTCTGTCGATCCGCAGTGTTTGCTGGAAGGCTGACCGGATCCTGGCAGGGACTCAGGACAGCGAGATCTTCGAGGTCATGGTCCGAGACAGGGACAAACCAGTTCTGCTGATGCAAGGTCACAGCGAGGGCGAGCTGTGGGCACTCGACCTGCATCCCAAACAACCGGTCGCTGTCACTGGGAGTGACGACCGCTCTGTCAG gctTTGGAGTCTTCCTGACCACACTCTGCTAGCTCGCTGTAACATGGAGGAATCTGTTCGTAGTGTTTCCTTCAACAACGACGGCTCTCAGCTCGCTCTCGGCATGAAAGACGGATCCTTCACCGTGCTGCGTGTCAG GGACATGACAGAGGTCGTACACATCAAAGACAGGAAGGAGGTGATCCATGAGCTCAAGTTTTCTCCAGATGGTTCCTTCCTGGCGGTGGGATCAAACGATGGGCTGGTGGATATCTACGCCGTTGGCCAGCGCTATAAGAAGGTGGGTGAGTGTTGTCGTTCCACCTCCTTCATCACCCACTTGGACTGGTCGGTCGACAGTCGCTTCCTGCAGACCAATGACGGTGCTGGAGAACGGCTCTTCTACAGGATGCCAG CAGGTAAGCTGGTTCCTAAAGAGGAGGCGAAGGGGATCCACTGGATGACGTGGACGGGCGTTGTTGGGGCTGAAGTGAATGGTATATGGCCCAAATACTCCACCATCTCTAATGTGAACTCTGTGGATGCCAACTACAGCAGTGCTGTGTTGGTGACTGGAGACGACCTCGGCCTCGTCAAACTCTTCAGGTTCCCCTGCCTGAAGAAAG GAGCGAAATTCAAGAAGTACATTGGTCACTCTGCACATGTGACCAATGTTCGCTGGTCCAATGACCTGCAGTGGGTGGTCAGCACTGGTGGCGCTGACCACGCAGTCTTCCAGTGGAGATTCCTGCCTGAAGGCGTCATGAATGGTGTTTTGGAGCCGCTTCTACAAG AGGGTTACGCTGACTCCAACAGTGGTGAGTCGGACTCGGACCTATCGGACGTCCCAGAGCTGGACTCGGACATCGAACAGGAAGCTCAGACGAGCTACGAACGCCAG gtGTATAAGGAAGACCTGCCTCAGCTGAGGAAGAAGCTGATTGGCTCTCTGAAGCGGCAGAAATCTCCGGAGGAGGGGCTTCGTCTGCAGTTTGTTCATGG GTATCGGGGGTTCGACTGTCGTAACAACCTGTTCTACAGTCAGACGGGCGAGGTGGTGTACCATGTGGCCGCAGTCGCCATCGTTTACAACCGGTTGCAGCACAGTCAGAGGTTTTACCTCGGCCATGACGACGACATCCTCGGCCTCACCGTCCACCCACTCAAAGACTACGTGGCCTCCGCACAG GTGGGCAGAGACCCAGCCGTCCACGTTTGGGACGTCCAGACCCTGAAGTGTTTATCACTGCTGAAGGGACACCACAGCAGAGGAGTGTGTGCCCTGGAGTTCACAG CCGATGGGAAGAGTTTGGTTTCAGTCGGAATCGATGATTGTCACTCCATCGTTATTTGGGACtggaagaaaggagagaggctGGCCAAGGCCAG GGGCCACAAGGAGAAGATCTTCGTGGTGAAGAGTAACCCCTTCAGGATGGACAAGCTGGTGACTGTGGGGATGAAACACATCAAGTTCTGGCAACATTCAG GGGGCGGTCTGACATTTAAACGAGGGATATTTGGGAACCTGGGGAAACAAGAGACCATGATGTCTGCGTGTTATGGTCGATCCGAGGACCTGGTTTTCTCCGGAGCCACGAACGGAGACGTTTACATCTGGAGAGACACAACTCTGATCAAGACCATCAAAGCCCACGACGGCCCGGTGTTCGCCATGTGCTCCCTCGACAAG GGTTTTGTGACGGGGGGGAAGGACGGAATCGTGGAGCTGTGGGACGACATGTTTGAGAGATGTTTGAAGACGTACGCCATCAAGAGAGCCGCTCTGTCTCCGTCTTCTAAAG gtttgCTGCTGGAGGACAACCCGTCCATCAGAGCCATCACCCTGGGACACGGTCACATCCTGCTGGGAACCAAAAATGGAGAAATCCTGGAGATCGACAAGAGCGGACCCATGACCCTGCTGGTTCAG ggGCACATGGAGGGCGAGGTTTGGGGTTTGGCGGCTCACCCTCTACTTCCTGTCTGCGCCACCGTCAGTGACGACAAAACTCTGAGGATCTGGGAGCTGTCAGCCAATCACCGCATGGTCGCTGTCCGCAAACTGAAGAAAG GGGGGCGGTGCTGTGCCTTCTCTCCTGACGGGAAAGCCCTGGCCGTCGGTCTGAACGACGGCAGCTTCCTGGTGGTGAACGCCGACACTCTGGAGGACATGGTGACTTTCCACCACCGCAGAGAGCTTATCTCCGACATCCGTTTCTCCCAAG atgcAGGGAAGTACCTGGCAGTGGCGTCCCATGATTCCTTTGTGGACATTTACAACGTCCTGACCAGTAAGAGAGTTGGCATCTGTAAAGGATCCGGCAGCTACATCACTCACATCGACTGGGACTCCAGAG GTAAACTACTGCAGGTGAACACCGGAGCTAAAGAGCAGCTGTTCTTCGAGGCTCCACGAGGACGTAAACAGAACATCAGTGTGGCTGAg tTTGAGAAGCTGGATTGGGCGAGCTGGACGTCAGTCCTGGGTCCGACTTGTGAGGGAATATGGCCGACGCTCAGCTTCGTTAATGCTGCCTCCCTCACCAAAGATCGCAAGCTGCTCGCCACCGGAGACGACTTCGGGTTCCTCAAACTGTTCAGCTTCCCGTCCAGG GGCCAGTTTGCGAAGTTTAAGAAGTACGTGGGTCACAGCACCAACGTCACGAATGTCCGATGGTCCAATGACGACTCCGTGCTGCTGTCAGTGGGCGGGGCCGACACAGCACTGATGATCTGGAGCAGAGAGCCACCGGGACACAAAGAGAGTAAAGCTGTGGACAGCGAGGAGTCGGACGACGACACTGAGGAGGACGGAG gttacGACAGCGATGTGGCGCGGGAGAAGGTGGTGGACTACGTCACAAAGATCTACTCTCCCaacatcaggaacatgtcaggaaccaaacctcacctgcagcacaaagagctTCCTGTGGAGGAGAG GCCTCCAGTGAGTCGAGCGGCACCACTGCCGGACAAACTGCTGAAGAACAACGtgaccaagaagaagaaggtggtgGAG GAGCTGGTATTGGAGCACGTCTTCGGGTACAGAGGCTTCGACTGTCGCAACAACCTGCATTACCTCAACGACGGTGCTGACATCATCTTTCACACGGCCGCCGCTGTGGTGATCCAGAACCTGTCCGCCG GAAGTCAGAGTTTCTACCTGGAACACACCGACGACatcctctgtctcactgtcaATCAACATCCCAAATACCAAAACATCATCGCCACGGGACAGATCG GTGACATCACCGACCTGCCAG GCCTGTCGCCATCCATCCATGTGTGGGACGCCATGACAAAGCAGACGCTGTCCATCCTCCGCTGTTCCCATGCGAAAGGTGTCGGCTATGTCAACTTCAGCGCTACAGGAAAGCTGCTGCTGTCCGTGGGAGTGGAACCTGAACACACCATCACCGTGTGGAGGTGGCAGGAAG GCACCAGGGTGACCAGTAAAGGTGGCCACGCTGAGCGCATCTTCGTCGTGGAGTTCAGACCCGACTCCGACACCCAGTTTGTGTCAGTAGGAATTAAACACATCAAGTTCTGGACTCTGGTTGGAGGTTCACTTGTTTACAAGAAAGGTGTGATCGGCTCAGTGGAGGACGGCCGCATGCAGACCATGCTGTCTGTGGCGTTTGGTGCA AACAACCTGACCTTCACTGGTGCCATAAATGGAGACGTATTTGTGTGGAGGGAGCACTTCCTTGTTCGGGTGGTGGCAAAGGCGCACAGCGGTCCGGTCTTCACCATGTACACCACCCTGAGGGACGGACTCATCGTCACGGGCGGGAAGGAACGACC GACTAAAGAAGGGGGCGCTGTGAAGCTGTGGGACCAGGAGATGAAACGCTGCCGAGCATTTCAACTGGAGACGGGTCAGCCGGTGGAGAACGTCCGGTCGGTCTGCAGAGGGAAG GGGAAGATCCTGGTGGGAACTAAAGATGGAGAGATCATAGAGGTTGGAGAGAAGAATGCAGCCTCCAACACAATGATCAACGGCCACACTCAGGGGGGAATCTGGGGTTTGGCAACTCACCCTTTCAAAGACGTCTTTATCTCCGCCAGTGACGACGGGACCATCAGGATATGGGACCTGGCTGATAAG aAACTTCTCAACAAGGTGAGTTTGGGTCATCCTGCCAAGTGCACGTCCTACAGCCCCAACGGAGAGATGGTTTCTATCGGCATGGAGAACGGCGAGTTCATCGTCCTGCTCGTCAACTCCCTCACTGTCTGGGGCAAGAAGAGAGACCGCAGCGTCGCCATAGAGGACATAAG GTTCAGTCCAGATAACCGGTTCCTGGCAGTGGGTTCAGTTGAAAGTGCTGTGGATTTTTACGACCTTTCTCTTGGACCGTCCCTCAACCGGATCGGTTACTGTAAGGACGTCCCCGGCTTTGTGATCCAGATCGACTTCTCTGCGGACAGCAAACACATCCAG GTGTCCACCAGCACCTACACCAGGCAGGTGCATGAAGTTCCCTCAGGGAAGATGGTAACGGAGCAGTCCATCATAGAGAGGATCACCTGGGCAACCTGGACCAG cGTCCTGGGGGACGAGGTTCTCGGGGTCTGGCCTCGTAACGCTGAAAAGGCGGATGTGAACTGTGCTTGTGTTTCCCACGCCGGCGTCAACCTGGTGACAGGAGATGACTTTGGTCTCATCAAGCTCTTTGACTTCCCCTGCTCCGAAAAATTT GGGAAACACAAGCGTTACTTCGGTCACTCTGCTCATGTGACTAACATTCGCTTCTCCTGTGACGATAAATACGTCATCAGTGCCGGCGGCAGCGACTGCAG ttTATTTGTGTGGAAATGTCAGTGA